Genomic window (Microbacterium oxydans):
TACACGCAGGCGGATGCCGCGCACGAGCACTACGAGCGGCTGCGCCAGGTGAACCTGCCGACCGTGCTCGTGAACGCCCGCGTGCCCGAGCTGCAGTTCGCGACGGTCTCGACCGACGACGCGGCCGCGGCCGAGCAGGCGGTGCTGCACGTGCATCAGCTCGGACATCGGCGCATCGGGCTGCTGCTGGGGCCGGACGATCACGTCCCGTCGCAGCGCAAGCTCGAGTCCGCGCGTCGTCTGCTCGAGCAGCTCGGCGAGCCGCTCCCGGACGAGCTCGTGGTGCGCGGCATGTACTCGCTCGAATCGGGGCAGGCGGGCGCAGCACGCCTCTTCGCCGCCGGAGCCACGGCGATCGTGTGCGCGAGCGACCCGATGGCACTCGGCGCCGTGCGCGCCGCGCGCCGAGCGGGGCTGTCCGTGCCGGGCGACGTGAGCATCGTCGGGTTCGACGACTCGGCGCTGATGAGCTGCACCGAGCCGCCGCTGACCACGGTGCGGCAGCCGATCGAGTCGATGGGTCGTGCCGTGATCGCGCTGCTGCTCGCGCAGATCGCCGGCACCTCCCGGCCGAGCGATGAGCTGCTCTTCGAGCCCGAGTTGGTGCTCCGGGCTTCGACGGGTCCACTGGCCTGACCGGAGGCGCTCCGGCGCCACCACGGGCTCTTCTGCGCGCCCGCAAGTCATCGCAAATTTCCAACAATCTGTTTAGTTCTTGCGTGAAGCACGCGGAAAAGCTACATTCGACTCATCGCCACCGACGACGAGGAGTTCCGTGGACACTGAAGTTCTGCGCAGCGCGGCACCTGCCCGCACCCTGACCATGCCCGTGGGCGAGGGGTGGTGGCGCACGGCCGTCATCTACCAGGTGTACGTGCGCAGCTTCGCGGACGGCAACGGCGACGGCATCGGCGATCTCGCGGGTGTGCGCTCGCGCCTCGGCTACCTCAAGAGCCTCGGGGTCGATGCGCTCTGGTTCACGCCGTGGTACCAGAGCCCGCTCGCCGACGGCGGCTACGACGTGCAGGACTACCGGCGGATCGACCCGCGCTTCGGCACGCTCGAAGAGGCCGAGCAGCTGATCGCGGAGGCGCTCGAGCTCGGCATCCGCACGATCGTCGACATCGTGCCGAACCACATCTCCGACCAGCACGAATGGTTCCAGCAGGCGCTGGCCGCGGGCCCGGGCAGCGCCGAACGCGAGCGCTTCTGGTTCCACCCCGGTCGTGGCGCTGACGGATCCGGGATCCCCACCAACTGGGTCTCCAGCTTCCAGGGCGAGACGTGGACGCGCACGCAGAACCCCGACGGGACACCCGGTGAGTGGTACCTGCACCTGTTCACCCCCGAGCAGCCTGACCTCAACTGGAACCACGCCGACGTGCGCCGCGAGCACGAAGACGTCCTGCGGTTCTGGTTCGACCGCGGCGTCGCGGGCGTCCGCATCGACTCCGCCGCGCTCCCGGTCAAGGACCCGGCGCTGCCCGACCTCCCCGCCGGCAGCGCTCCGACGGTCGGGCACCCGCACATCGACCGCGACGAGCTGCACGACATCTACCGGGACTGGCGCGCGGTCGCCGACGAGTACGACGGCGAACGGGTGCTCGTCGGCGAGGTCTGGCTCGACGACGCCGAGCGCTTCGCCCGCTACCTGCGGCCGGGGGAGATGCACACCGCCTTCAACTTCGGGTTCATGACGCAGCCGTGGAGCGCGCAGGCGATGCGCGACTCCATCACCCGCACGCTCGCCGAGCACGAGCCGGTCGGAGCCCCGGCCACGTGGGTGCTCTCCAACCACGACGTGACCCGTCCGGCGACGCGCTACGGGCAGGCGGACTCCTCGTTCGCCTTCGAGCGCAAGCGCTTCGGCACCGCGACCGACGTCGAACGGGGATCCCGCCGCGCACGGGCCGCGGCCCTGCTCGTGGCCGCCCTCCCCGGAAGCCTCTACATCTACCAGGGCGACGAGCTCGGACTCCCCGAGGTCGAGCTTCCGCTCGACGTGATCGAGGATCCGATGCACTTCCGCTCCGGCGGCGTCGACCCCGGACGGGACGGATGCCGGGTGCCGCTGCCGTGGGCGGGGGAGGCGAGCCCCTACGGCTTCGGCGGGACACCCTGGCTCCCGCAGCCCGGCGACTGGGCGGCGCTCGCGGTCGAGGCGCAGGACGCCGACCCCGGCTCGACGCTGAACCTCTATCGTGCGGCGATCGCCCTGCGCCGACGCATCGACGACCTCGCCGGAAGCGACCTCGAGTGGCTCGAGCTCGGAGCCGACGTCCTCGCGTTCCGGCGCGGCGACGGCACCGTCAGCATCACCAACCTCGGCGCGGTGCCGGTCCCGCTGCCCGCGCACCATGAGGTCCTGCTCGCCAGCACTCTCCTCGACGGCGGCGCACTGCCCCCCGACTCCACAGCCTGGCTCGCCCTCCGAGCCGTTTCCGGGCGCTCCCCGCGAGCGCAGAAGTAGCCCTGCACCACCCGATCAGCACCACATGGAAGGACAGACAATGAAGTCACCAACGAAAGCCCTGGTCGCCGGGGTCGCCGTGCTCGCCACGGTCGGCGCCCTCGCCGGCTGCACGTCGAGCGGCGATGACAGCGCCGACGGCAAGACCGAGCTGCGCGTCGCCACGTTCCCGCCGGGAGCCGACGCGGCGGCCTACGAGGCGTTCGCCGCCCAGGAGAAGCAGTTCGAGAAGGAGAACCCCGACATCGACATCATCGGTGTCGAGTACGAGTGGGAGGGCCCGACCTTCGCGGTGCAGCTCGCCGGCGGCAGCCTGCCCGACGTGTTCACCGTGCCGTTCACCGACTCCAAGACGCTGCTCGAGAACGGGCAGCTGATGGACGTGACCGACGCCATCGAGAAGCTCGGGTACACCGACAAGTTCAACCCGATCATCCTCGACGGGGTCACCGGCTCCGACGGGAAGATCTACGGGTTCCCGCGCCAGGCCTACGCGGCAGCGCTGCACTACAACCGCGACCTGTTCGAGGCGGCGGGGCTCGACCCCGACAACCCGCCGCAGACGTGGGACGAGATCCGCACGGCCGCGAAGGCGATCACGGACGCGACGGGCAAGGCCGGCTACGCGCAGATGGCGATCAACAACACGGGCGGGTGGCAGCTCACCTCGCAGACCGTGGCCCGCGGCGGTCGCACGCAGACCGACAACGGCGACGGCACGGCCGAGTCGACGATCGACAACGACGCCACCAAGGCCGCGCTGCAGTTCCTGCACGACGTGAAGTGGGAGGACAAGTCCTTCGGCTCCAAGGTCGACCTCGACTGGGGCACGATCAACCAGGAGTTCGCGGCCGGCAACATCGGCATGTACACGTCGGGTTCCGACATCTACACCGCACTGGTGCGCGACTTCGGCATGGACTCGTCGATCTACGGCATGACCGTCGTGCCGATGGACGGCGACGACCCCGGCACGCTCGGCGGCGGTGACATCGCGGTGATCAGCCCGACCGTCGACGAGGCCACCAAGGCGGCGGCCGTCACCTGGATCGACTGGTACTACATGCAGAAGCTGATGGACAAGGACGCCGCCGTCCTCGACGCCAAGACCCTGAACGAGTCGGGTCAGGCCGTCGGCACGCCGCTGCTCCCGGTGCTCAGCCGCGAGCTGTACGACGAGTCGCAGGAGTGGATCGCCGACTACATCAACGTCCCGGTCGAGCAGATGGCGCCGTTCAGCGACCGCATCTGGGACCAGACGCCGGTGGGCGAGCCGAAGGTGAAGACCCAGGAGGTCTACGCGCTCCTCGACACCGTGGTGCAGAAGGTGCTCACCGATCAGAACGCCGACATCGACGCTCTGCTCGCCCAGGCGCAGACCGATGCGCAGGCGAAGCTCGACGAGTAACACTTCATGACGATGACGCTCTCCGAGCAGCGGGCGGCGGTGGAGGACTCTCCGCCGCCCGCTGTGCGCCGTTCCCGCCGCCGCTCACCGCTCACGTGGTTCCGCGGCGGCGGGCTCGCGAACCTCCTGTTCGTGCTCCCCATGCTGTTCGTGTTCGTGTTCTTCTCCTGGTCGCCGATCGTGCAGTCGGTGATCATGAGCCTGCAGAAGACCAACCTGATCGTCTCCGAGTGGGTCGGATTCGACAACTACCTCGCCGTGATCGGCGACCCCGAGCTCGGCCGCGCCGTGATCAACACGCTGTGGTTCGCCGTGCTCGCCCTGCTCTTCGGGTTCCCGCTGCCGCTGCTGATGGCCGTGCTGATGAGCGAGGTGCGTCGCGGCAAGGGCATCTACTCCGCGCTCGCGTACCTCCCGGTCGTGATCCCGCCCGTGGTCGCGGTGCTGCTGTGGAAGTTCTTCTACAGTGCCGATCCGTCCGGTGTGTTCAACACGGTGCTCGGATTCGTCGGCATCCCCCCGCAGCCGTGGATCCAGGACGCCGTGCAGGCCATGCCCTCGCTCGTGCTCGAGGCCACCTGGGCGGGTGCGGGAGGATCGATCATCATCTACCTCGCGGCCCTCCTCGGCGTCCCGCCCGAGCTGTACGACGCGGCGGAGGTCGACGGCGCCGGCATCTGGAAGAAGGTCTGGCACGTCACGCTGCCGCAGCTGCGCGGGATCCTCTTCATCATGCTGATCCTGCAGGTCATCGCGACCGCGCAGGTCTTCCTCGAACCGTTCCTGTTCACCGGCGGCGGCCCTGCCGGCGCGACCAAGACCGTGCTGCTGTACATCTACGACAAGGCCTTCCGCAACAGTCTGGGCGGCGACTACGGCGAGGCGACGGCCGTCTCGGTGCTGCTCGCGATCGTCCTCGCCCTGCTCTCCTGGCTGTACTTCAAGCTGACCGACCGTTGGAGCACGACGTGAGCCTCACCACCCGCCTCTCGACCCGTGCCGCGGAGAAGGCGGCAGAGAAAGCCGCCGACAGCGTCGGGGACCGCACGGTCATCTCGGATTCGGAGCGTCGGCGCCCCGGCATCCGCGTCGGGATGTCGGTCACGCACGTCTTCCTCACGGTCGGCCTCGTGGTCGCCGGACTCGGACCGATCCTGTGGCTGGCGAAGTCGGCCGTGACGCCGACGCAGGACACCCTGCAGCAGCCGTTCGCGCTGTGGCCGAACGGGATCGACTGGGAGAACCTGTCGACCGCGTGGAACGACATCCACATCGACCAGTACTTCTTCAACACGGTGATCATCGCGCTCGGCGCCTGGTTCGTCCAGCTGCTCATCGCGACGACCGGGGGCTATGCGCTCTCGGTGCTGAAGCCGCGGTACGCGCCGATCCTGAACGCCCTGGTGCTGGCGACGCTGTTCATCCCCGGCATCGTGCTGCTCGTGCCGCTGTATCTGACGATCGTCCACCCGCCGCTGCTGGGGAACGTGAGCCTGCTCAACAATTACCTCGCGGTCTGGCTGCCGATGGGCGCGAATGCGTTCAACATCCTGCTGGTCAAGCGGTTCTTCGACAGTCTGCCGCGTGAGGTGTTCGAGGCGGCACGGACGGACGGCGCCGGTCCGTTCCGGCTGTTCTGGTCGATCGTGCTCCCGATGTCGAAGCCGATCCTCGGTGTGGTGTCGGTGTTCGCGATCATCGCGGCGTGGAAGGACTACCTCTGGCCGATGCTGGTGCTGCCGGATCCGTCCGTGCAGCCGCTGTCGGTGCGCCTCCCCGCCGTGCAGTCGCAGACCGAGCTCGACGTGTTCCTGGCGGCGCTGGCGATCGCGACGCTCATCCCGATCGCGATGTTCCTGATCTTCCAGTCGGTGTTCCTGCGCTCGGCCGGGCTCGGGGGCGCGGTCAAGGGCTAGGGCGCGACGACGCTCGCGCTCCTCGATGGGACCCATCGCCGCTCACGCGCGGCGGTGGGTCTCGGCGCGACTCAGACCTGCGGGGCGGGTGGCGCCGCAGGGTGCAGGGCGTCGATGAGAGCCGCCATGATGCCGGCCATGTCGACGGTCGGGTCGATCATCCAC
Coding sequences:
- a CDS encoding LacI family DNA-binding transcriptional regulator, with amino-acid sequence MSKRLAEVARKVGVSEATVSRVLNDKPGVSDATRQAVLTALDVLGYERPTKLRGERARLVGLVLPELQNPIFPALAEIVGGALTQNGYTPLLCTQNAGGVTESDYVDLLLAQQVSGVIFLGGNYTQADAAHEHYERLRQVNLPTVLVNARVPELQFATVSTDDAAAAEQAVLHVHQLGHRRIGLLLGPDDHVPSQRKLESARRLLEQLGEPLPDELVVRGMYSLESGQAGAARLFAAGATAIVCASDPMALGAVRAARRAGLSVPGDVSIVGFDDSALMSCTEPPLTTVRQPIESMGRAVIALLLAQIAGTSRPSDELLFEPELVLRASTGPLA
- a CDS encoding glycoside hydrolase family 13 protein, with the translated sequence MPVGEGWWRTAVIYQVYVRSFADGNGDGIGDLAGVRSRLGYLKSLGVDALWFTPWYQSPLADGGYDVQDYRRIDPRFGTLEEAEQLIAEALELGIRTIVDIVPNHISDQHEWFQQALAAGPGSAERERFWFHPGRGADGSGIPTNWVSSFQGETWTRTQNPDGTPGEWYLHLFTPEQPDLNWNHADVRREHEDVLRFWFDRGVAGVRIDSAALPVKDPALPDLPAGSAPTVGHPHIDRDELHDIYRDWRAVADEYDGERVLVGEVWLDDAERFARYLRPGEMHTAFNFGFMTQPWSAQAMRDSITRTLAEHEPVGAPATWVLSNHDVTRPATRYGQADSSFAFERKRFGTATDVERGSRRARAAALLVAALPGSLYIYQGDELGLPEVELPLDVIEDPMHFRSGGVDPGRDGCRVPLPWAGEASPYGFGGTPWLPQPGDWAALAVEAQDADPGSTLNLYRAAIALRRRIDDLAGSDLEWLELGADVLAFRRGDGTVSITNLGAVPVPLPAHHEVLLASTLLDGGALPPDSTAWLALRAVSGRSPRAQK
- a CDS encoding ABC transporter substrate-binding protein; translated protein: MKSPTKALVAGVAVLATVGALAGCTSSGDDSADGKTELRVATFPPGADAAAYEAFAAQEKQFEKENPDIDIIGVEYEWEGPTFAVQLAGGSLPDVFTVPFTDSKTLLENGQLMDVTDAIEKLGYTDKFNPIILDGVTGSDGKIYGFPRQAYAAALHYNRDLFEAAGLDPDNPPQTWDEIRTAAKAITDATGKAGYAQMAINNTGGWQLTSQTVARGGRTQTDNGDGTAESTIDNDATKAALQFLHDVKWEDKSFGSKVDLDWGTINQEFAAGNIGMYTSGSDIYTALVRDFGMDSSIYGMTVVPMDGDDPGTLGGGDIAVISPTVDEATKAAAVTWIDWYYMQKLMDKDAAVLDAKTLNESGQAVGTPLLPVLSRELYDESQEWIADYINVPVEQMAPFSDRIWDQTPVGEPKVKTQEVYALLDTVVQKVLTDQNADIDALLAQAQTDAQAKLDE
- a CDS encoding carbohydrate ABC transporter permease, producing MTMTLSEQRAAVEDSPPPAVRRSRRRSPLTWFRGGGLANLLFVLPMLFVFVFFSWSPIVQSVIMSLQKTNLIVSEWVGFDNYLAVIGDPELGRAVINTLWFAVLALLFGFPLPLLMAVLMSEVRRGKGIYSALAYLPVVIPPVVAVLLWKFFYSADPSGVFNTVLGFVGIPPQPWIQDAVQAMPSLVLEATWAGAGGSIIIYLAALLGVPPELYDAAEVDGAGIWKKVWHVTLPQLRGILFIMLILQVIATAQVFLEPFLFTGGGPAGATKTVLLYIYDKAFRNSLGGDYGEATAVSVLLAIVLALLSWLYFKLTDRWSTT
- a CDS encoding carbohydrate ABC transporter permease; the protein is MSLTTRLSTRAAEKAAEKAADSVGDRTVISDSERRRPGIRVGMSVTHVFLTVGLVVAGLGPILWLAKSAVTPTQDTLQQPFALWPNGIDWENLSTAWNDIHIDQYFFNTVIIALGAWFVQLLIATTGGYALSVLKPRYAPILNALVLATLFIPGIVLLVPLYLTIVHPPLLGNVSLLNNYLAVWLPMGANAFNILLVKRFFDSLPREVFEAARTDGAGPFRLFWSIVLPMSKPILGVVSVFAIIAAWKDYLWPMLVLPDPSVQPLSVRLPAVQSQTELDVFLAALAIATLIPIAMFLIFQSVFLRSAGLGGAVKG